CCTTGGGGGATGACACAACGCGTTCACCCCGATCTTCGCGGCGTGTTGTTCCCTACGGGACCACGTCTCCATGGCCCAGGATTCGCAATCCCCCGGAGCCGCGGAGGACGGTGAGGAACGCCTTCTCGCCTGGGAACAGTGGCATCGGGCGATCCGCGGTGGCCTTGAGCGCATCGCCCACTTCATCGAGGACCACGGGCCGGGAATAGAGTCCCATTTGGAGGTGAAAGGCCCTCGCGCCGCTCTCCAGCGGGTCCTTCGCGAACTCAAGGCGGTGGAACGGCTTGAGCCTCGCCTCTGGGTTGGAGACGATGGCCGCGTCCGCGGTGAGCAGGAAGCCCCGCTCGATTTCGTGGGACTCAATCCCCTTCAGCGCGACGCCGACGCGGCTCCCCGGTGGCGCCTCTGTCTGATCCTCGTCGAACCGCTGGATGGACCGGACCAGCACGCTCCGGTCCAGGGGAGCCAGGCGCAACTCGTCGTGCACACGGAGGATGCCGCGACGCACGAATCCCAGAGCCACGGTCCCCACGCCGCGGACCGCGAACGCATGATCCACGACCACGGT
This is a stretch of genomic DNA from Thermoplasmata archaeon. It encodes these proteins:
- a CDS encoding EF-Tu/IF-2/RF-3 family GTPase — protein: MAAPATSLTVGLFGGDLDFLKQIGSALGKKGTESDLLFWNKKEREIAITAIAPVTYPERLVPMLQVASLCDLPVLVADALDAAFGETMIALSALGKKGLLILRNPQTAERARALAKDRLHGWIALEWAGDESFRRLRELIPDTVVARDAHSLCTVVVDHAFAVRGVGTVALGFVRRGILRVHDELRLAPLDRSVLVRSIQRFDEDQTEAPPGSRVGVALKGIESHEIERGFLLTADAAIVSNPEARLKPFHRLEFAKDPLESGARAFHLQMGLYSRPVVLDEVGDALKATADRPMPLFPGEKAFLTVLRGSGGLRILGHGDVVP